A genome region from Danio aesculapii chromosome 2, fDanAes4.1, whole genome shotgun sequence includes the following:
- the si:ch73-14h1.2 gene encoding putative ferric-chelate reductase 1: MNIQFVLLVLGVNLQAVTAYRNGLVSGACSSMIPGHNGTNVSPLDPPYTVTSDVLNYTDGQVITVTLQGNDTGFKGFLLQARNGMGPVGTFTILGDNSQLLNCGTEGSAVSHNSSILKSTVVAQWNAPNSNNTDIRFRATFVQNFSVYWVGVESRLITYLASDSPNATVLPPNSTVLPPNSTVLPPNSTVLPPNSTVLPPNSTVLPPNSTVLPPNSTVLPPNSTILPPNSTVLPPNSTVLPPSSTVLPPNSTVLPPNSTVLPPNSTVLPPNSTVLPPSSTVSTTQTTVLSPATTKPNSSSSVSVAVCLLLLPLLTII, encoded by the exons ATGAATATACAGTTTGTCCTCCTGGTTTTGGGGGTGAATCTTCAGGCTGTAACTGCATACCGTAATGGACTGGTTAGTGGTGCGTGTTCATCTATGATTCCTGGACATAATGGGACTAACGTTTCACCATTAGACCCTCCATATACTGTCACCTCAGATGTCTTAAACTACACTGATGGGCAGGTGATCACAG TGACACTGCAAGGAAATGACACTGGATTTAAGGGCTTTCTTCTTCAGGCCAGAAATGGGATGGGACCAGTAGGAACTTTTACAATCCTTGGAGACAATTCTCAATTACTCAACTGTGGAACGGAG ggCTCAGCAGTCAGTCATAACTCAAGTATATTAAAATCAACAGTTGTGGCTCAGTGGAATGCTCCTAACAGTAACAACACGGATATTCGGTTCAG GGCAACTTTTGTCCAGAATTTCTCTGTCTATTGGGTTGGTGTTGAAAGTCGCCTTATTACATACCTGGCCTCAGATTCTCCAAATGCAACAGTCCTTCCACCAAATTCAACAGTCCTCCCACCAAATTCAACAGTCCTTCCACCGAATTCAACAGTCCTTCCACCGAATTCAACAGTCCTTCCACCGAATTCAACAGTCCTTCCTCCAAATTCAACAGTCCTTCCACCGAATTCAACAGTCCTTCCTCCAAATTCAACAATCCTTCCTCCAAATTCAACAGTCCTTCCACCGAATTCAACAGTCCTTCCACCGAGTTCAACAGTCCTTCCTCCAAATTCAACAGTCCTTCCACCGAATTCAACAGTTCTTCCTCCGAATTCAACAGTCCTTCCTCCAAATTCAACAGTCCTTCCACCAAGTTCAACAGTTTCCACAACCCAAACGACAGTTCTGTCACCAGCCACCACAAAACCCAACAGCAGTTCATCAGTGTCTGTCGCAGTGTGTCTTCTTCTTCTGCCTCTGCTGACAATAATTTGA